One genomic window of Gracilinema caldarium DSM 7334 includes the following:
- a CDS encoding GH1 family beta-glucosidase translates to MSQLDFPRDFVWGTATASFQVEGAAFEDGRGESIWDRFCRIPGKVFAGHNGDVACDQYHRYPEDIRLMKEAGIQAYRFSIAWPRIIPLGTGAVNPKGIAYYRALATALREAGIEPVATLYHWDLPQALQDKGGWENRETAYAFEAYARTCFTELGDLIHQWITLNEPWCSAYLGYGMGAHAPGIQDKHAAVRAVHHLNLAHGLAVRAFRESGKPGTIGITWNIMVHRPATRNEKDRLAAEIAIERDSRMFTGPVCGHGYPRRFLEQAGITIPEQPGDLDIIASPIDFAGLNYYSENVVAWDELTEDHIRFMPTWQEKTDMGWSIVPQGFVRHLRWLSAETGGIPLYVTENGCAQKDVVVIDEHGQKRVHDAGRIAYLRDHFLAMKQALDEGIPLKGYFLWSLLDNFEWAHGYSKRFGIVYIDYSTLQRIPKDSYYYYRDLIAGYGE, encoded by the coding sequence ATGTCACAGTTAGATTTTCCCCGGGATTTTGTTTGGGGTACAGCTACAGCCAGTTTTCAGGTAGAAGGGGCTGCATTCGAGGATGGCCGGGGTGAAAGCATCTGGGACCGGTTCTGCCGGATCCCGGGCAAGGTTTTTGCCGGACATAACGGTGATGTAGCCTGCGACCAATATCATCGCTATCCAGAAGATATTAGATTGATGAAAGAAGCGGGTATTCAAGCCTATCGGTTTTCCATTGCATGGCCCAGGATTATCCCTCTTGGTACGGGTGCGGTGAATCCCAAAGGGATTGCCTATTACCGCGCGTTAGCTACTGCATTACGGGAAGCAGGAATAGAACCGGTAGCTACATTGTATCACTGGGACCTGCCCCAGGCTCTCCAGGATAAAGGGGGCTGGGAAAACCGGGAAACAGCCTATGCCTTTGAAGCCTATGCCCGTACCTGTTTTACCGAATTGGGGGATCTGATTCACCAGTGGATTACCCTGAATGAGCCTTGGTGTTCAGCCTATTTAGGCTATGGAATGGGAGCCCATGCTCCGGGTATTCAGGATAAACACGCAGCTGTCCGGGCGGTGCATCACCTGAACTTGGCCCACGGCCTTGCGGTCAGGGCTTTCCGGGAATCGGGTAAACCAGGGACTATTGGTATCACCTGGAATATCATGGTGCACCGGCCTGCAACTCGGAATGAAAAGGATAGGCTGGCCGCTGAAATTGCTATTGAGAGGGATAGCCGCATGTTCACCGGTCCTGTATGTGGTCATGGGTATCCCCGCCGTTTCCTCGAACAAGCAGGTATAACGATTCCGGAACAACCGGGGGATCTGGACATTATTGCATCTCCCATCGACTTTGCAGGGCTTAACTATTACAGTGAAAACGTCGTAGCTTGGGATGAACTGACAGAAGACCATATTCGTTTTATGCCAACCTGGCAAGAAAAGACCGATATGGGCTGGTCTATCGTTCCCCAGGGCTTTGTCCGACATTTACGCTGGCTCAGCGCGGAAACGGGCGGTATACCGCTCTATGTTACCGAGAATGGCTGTGCCCAAAAGGATGTGGTCGTTATTGATGAACATGGTCAAAAACGGGTGCATGATGCTGGCCGCATTGCATATCTCAGGGACCATTTCCTTGCCATGAAACAGGCACTGGACGAGGGTATCCCCCTTAAGGGCTACTTCCTCTGGTCCCTCCTCGATAATTTTGAATGGGCCCATGGCTATTCAAAACGGTTTGGTATTGTTTATATTGATTACAGTACCTTGCAACGGATTCCCAAAGACAGTTACTATTACTACCGGGATCTTATTGCAGGGTATGGTGAATGA
- a CDS encoding ROK family transcriptional regulator: protein MIEGKNEYYGSRILSILYKQPGLSRSDLAELLNLDRGTVSRIVQYLLSNGLVEEGEEIQESSDQAGRKKIPLFISDTSGYTIGLEVQCEFIKYGALSPLGRELGSGIMYRHGKGNLLKDILTAVELARKNLQIQTEAPLMGVGIALSGLVDPIHGILLFSLTLGAKEAPLALGKALEDQLGVPVFLDNDAKCCCYEVLSWPYQGPGAKLDNFIYTFCEFIENPQDKDRYDRIGIGTAVVLHEKIYYGSRFAAGEFKNLYANPDIPGQFGRNTCDYFTLMRSDPERRSLFIHDLAGSMAYLANFLDIQLVYMGGGIERYGAELQQAFDRAIETTWLYQEYLPRQIQIQFASSDEKPAVRGAAAMVHRHIFAGPIHEGKERTGLAYLQALPGW from the coding sequence ATGATAGAAGGCAAAAATGAATATTATGGGTCTCGGATACTGTCGATCCTTTATAAACAACCGGGACTTAGTCGATCCGATCTAGCGGAACTTCTGAATCTTGACCGGGGAACCGTAAGTCGGATTGTTCAATACCTCCTTTCAAACGGTCTGGTAGAAGAGGGAGAGGAAATTCAAGAAAGCTCAGACCAGGCAGGTCGGAAGAAGATTCCTCTCTTTATTTCTGATACTTCTGGATATACTATTGGTCTTGAAGTCCAGTGTGAGTTTATAAAGTATGGAGCGCTCAGCCCTCTTGGTAGAGAACTTGGTTCGGGTATCATGTACCGGCATGGAAAGGGTAATCTTCTGAAGGATATTCTCACAGCGGTTGAGCTTGCACGGAAAAATCTGCAGATTCAGACAGAAGCACCGCTTATGGGGGTTGGTATTGCCTTAAGCGGACTGGTAGATCCTATTCATGGTATTTTGCTCTTCAGTCTTACCCTGGGAGCCAAGGAAGCTCCACTGGCCCTCGGTAAAGCTCTGGAAGATCAGCTCGGTGTTCCCGTATTTCTTGATAATGATGCTAAATGTTGCTGTTATGAGGTCCTCTCCTGGCCTTATCAGGGACCTGGAGCAAAGTTGGATAACTTTATCTATACCTTCTGCGAGTTTATCGAAAATCCACAGGATAAAGATCGCTATGACCGGATCGGTATAGGAACTGCGGTGGTTTTACATGAAAAAATCTATTATGGAAGTCGATTTGCAGCTGGTGAGTTCAAGAACCTTTATGCAAACCCTGACATTCCGGGGCAGTTCGGCCGAAACACCTGTGATTATTTTACTCTTATGCGGTCTGACCCGGAACGGCGATCTCTTTTTATACATGATCTCGCGGGTAGTATGGCCTATCTCGCTAATTTTTTGGATATTCAGCTCGTGTATATGGGTGGAGGTATTGAACGGTATGGGGCAGAACTGCAACAGGCCTTTGACCGGGCAATAGAAACAACCTGGCTTTACCAGGAGTACCTGCCCCGGCAGATTCAGATCCAATTTGCTTCTTCAGATGAAAAGCCTGCTGTTCGTGGTGCAGCGGCCATGGTGCATCGGCATATTTTTGCAGGTCCTATTCATGAGGGAAAGGAACGTACCGGCCTGGCCTACCTGCAGGCTCTGCCGGGCTGGTAA
- a CDS encoding EF-P lysine aminoacylase GenX: MDIELLETRSRTFRNIRSFFDSKAYLEVDTPTLASHLIPETCLEVFKTEYVLPPDSQGRHRRKEYYLVPSPELWMKQLIAQHRRSMYQICKCFRNGESTGELHSPEFTMLEYYTMDADYRDSIAITEELFKAVLPQDVSIELRPPFLQIPMEEAFLQWAGFSLYDTAAQGRDAMAEKAQQLGLPVPDFLDLGDLYNLIFVHAVEPQLPRDHPVVLMDYPAFVPCLAKNCKGKLAKERWELYVRGIELANCYTEETDPDEVRRYFAAEGAKKQQKALIPHAIDTNYWHIFQNRRNALGEAQSFPACSGVAMGLDRLIMAIVGRSTIDSVLPFPMTGNQ; the protein is encoded by the coding sequence ATGGACATAGAACTCTTAGAAACACGAAGTCGGACTTTTCGAAATATTCGTTCCTTTTTTGACAGCAAAGCATATCTTGAGGTAGACACTCCGACTCTTGCATCTCACCTCATTCCGGAAACCTGCCTCGAAGTTTTTAAAACCGAATATGTTTTGCCGCCGGATAGTCAGGGCAGACATCGCAGAAAAGAGTACTATCTGGTCCCATCCCCAGAACTCTGGATGAAACAGCTCATTGCCCAACACCGGCGAAGCATGTATCAAATTTGCAAATGTTTTCGTAATGGTGAATCCACAGGGGAACTGCATAGTCCTGAATTTACTATGCTGGAATACTACACCATGGATGCGGATTACCGGGATTCGATTGCAATTACCGAAGAGCTTTTTAAAGCAGTACTTCCTCAGGATGTGTCGATAGAGCTAAGGCCTCCCTTTTTGCAAATACCCATGGAGGAAGCTTTTTTACAATGGGCAGGCTTTTCTCTCTATGATACTGCAGCACAAGGCAGGGATGCGATGGCAGAAAAAGCACAACAACTTGGCTTACCCGTTCCTGATTTCTTGGACCTGGGGGACCTCTACAATCTCATCTTTGTACATGCGGTAGAACCCCAATTGCCCCGGGACCATCCTGTGGTCCTCATGGATTATCCTGCCTTTGTTCCCTGCCTTGCAAAAAACTGTAAGGGGAAACTGGCCAAGGAACGGTGGGAACTCTATGTACGGGGCATTGAGCTTGCCAACTGTTACACGGAAGAGACTGATCCCGATGAGGTCCGCCGTTATTTTGCAGCGGAAGGGGCTAAAAAACAGCAGAAAGCCCTCATTCCCCATGCCATCGATACAAATTACTGGCACATATTTCAGAACCGCAGGAATGCACTGGGCGAAGCCCAATCCTTCCCTGCATGCTCCGGGGTGGCCATGGGTCTGGATAGGCTCATCATGGCTATAGTGGGCCGATCAACCATAGACAGTGTCTTACCCTTCCCCATGACAGGGAACCAGTAG
- the murD gene encoding UDP-N-acetylmuramoyl-L-alanine--D-glutamate ligase, whose product MNSKFSGSRVVVMGLGLNGGGLEAARYLATHGAQVTVTDLRDEKVLRPSIEALADLPIRFVLGKHEIDDFRSADMVVKNPAVRPDSPYLAAAQRIETDISLFLQENPARLCAVTGSKGKSSTSSALHWVLSSVRNKVSAMGMDLPKAPQVSHSANPHENSGSVSHHSFLPGKAYLGGNITVSPLIFLDQLTPEDDVVLELSSWQLGDLRARRVSLQDHEGTAEALDTGATRALLKPRVAILTTILPDHLDRYGTMEAYVADKKVIYQGQDKTDVTIVGSDSWGGLFSRESPGRPRTYQTWGTDQAVSQEALDGWLAGPQGPGLARLSDGSIVEVVPERTLVPGIHQKQNLLACALGLLDLGLPPEMIRETLATFPGLEHRLEFFFETKGIRFYNDTAATIPEAAAAAIEAFETGPILVTGGTDKNLDFSPLAQACKRAKQVILLAGTGTEKLLQLLNTYGISYRGPYDNLDKAVLSALEAAITGDNVVLSPGCASFGMFLNEFDRGRKWKEAVQRLA is encoded by the coding sequence TTGAATTCTAAATTTTCTGGAAGCCGTGTCGTCGTCATGGGACTGGGCCTCAACGGTGGCGGGCTCGAAGCAGCCCGGTATCTTGCAACCCATGGAGCCCAGGTCACCGTTACGGACCTGCGGGATGAAAAGGTGTTACGACCCAGTATCGAAGCACTGGCAGATTTACCAATACGGTTTGTTCTTGGGAAACATGAGATTGATGATTTTAGGTCCGCTGATATGGTGGTAAAAAACCCTGCGGTACGGCCAGATTCGCCCTATTTAGCGGCAGCCCAGAGAATTGAAACAGATATTTCCCTCTTCCTGCAAGAAAATCCTGCCCGTCTCTGTGCAGTAACCGGATCTAAGGGAAAATCCAGTACTTCCAGTGCCCTTCACTGGGTCCTTTCTTCAGTTCGGAATAAGGTTTCTGCTATGGGCATGGACCTTCCCAAAGCCCCACAGGTAAGCCATTCAGCAAACCCTCACGAAAACAGCGGATCTGTATCTCACCATAGCTTCCTGCCAGGCAAGGCCTATCTGGGTGGAAATATCACCGTGTCACCCCTTATTTTTCTTGACCAGCTCACTCCTGAGGACGATGTGGTTTTAGAGCTTTCGAGTTGGCAGCTCGGGGACCTGCGAGCCCGTAGGGTGTCATTACAAGACCATGAAGGAACCGCTGAAGCCCTGGATACCGGGGCCACCCGGGCTCTCTTAAAACCCCGGGTCGCTATCCTGACCACCATACTGCCAGACCACCTGGACCGCTATGGAACCATGGAAGCCTACGTGGCAGATAAAAAAGTCATCTACCAGGGTCAGGACAAAACTGATGTTACCATTGTTGGCAGTGACTCCTGGGGGGGGCTTTTTAGCCGGGAAAGCCCCGGACGGCCCCGGACCTACCAGACCTGGGGCACAGACCAGGCTGTTTCTCAAGAAGCCCTCGATGGCTGGCTCGCAGGTCCCCAGGGTCCTGGCTTAGCCCGCTTATCCGATGGCTCCATTGTAGAAGTAGTACCTGAACGAACGCTGGTACCGGGCATACACCAGAAACAGAATCTTCTTGCCTGTGCTTTGGGGCTGCTTGACCTCGGACTTCCTCCAGAGATGATTCGGGAAACCCTTGCCACCTTCCCTGGACTAGAGCATCGGCTTGAGTTTTTCTTTGAAACTAAGGGGATTCGTTTCTATAACGACACCGCCGCCACCATTCCGGAAGCTGCCGCTGCGGCAATAGAAGCTTTTGAGACAGGACCGATTCTAGTTACCGGCGGCACTGATAAAAACCTCGATTTTAGCCCTCTGGCTCAGGCCTGTAAAAGGGCAAAACAGGTTATACTCCTGGCAGGAACTGGCACAGAAAAACTCCTCCAGCTTCTTAACACGTATGGAATTTCCTATCGTGGTCCCTATGACAATCTGGACAAGGCAGTGCTATCAGCCCTCGAAGCGGCGATCACGGGGGACAATGTGGTACTAAGTCCCGGCTGTGCTTCCTTCGGTATGTTTCTGAATGAATTTGACCGGGGAAGAAAGTGGAAGGAAGCGGTACAACGATTGGCGTAA
- a CDS encoding DUF2147 domain-containing protein: protein MKKLFVFVAALLTLTGMALFAADPVEGLWKSVDEDGVATAFWKIYEKNGVLYGEILKIVGKPDDTIATAAKPSYKNFPVPGSVNQMKVVGTPWIYGLKKKAPGQWEGGFIIDVRKGDIYNCKITFRPADGKKYKTDVLEMRGEIGLGIGRSQYWLRATEMELK, encoded by the coding sequence ATGAAAAAGCTTTTTGTTTTCGTTGCGGCCTTATTGACCCTTACTGGTATGGCGCTTTTTGCTGCCGATCCTGTGGAGGGTCTCTGGAAAAGTGTGGATGAGGACGGTGTAGCGACTGCCTTCTGGAAAATATATGAGAAAAATGGTGTGCTCTATGGTGAGATACTGAAAATTGTTGGAAAACCCGATGATACCATCGCTACTGCCGCCAAACCAAGCTATAAAAACTTTCCAGTACCGGGGTCTGTAAACCAGATGAAGGTGGTAGGCACCCCCTGGATTTACGGTCTTAAGAAAAAAGCCCCTGGCCAATGGGAAGGCGGCTTTATTATAGATGTTAGGAAAGGGGATATCTACAACTGCAAAATAACCTTCCGGCCAGCGGATGGGAAAAAGTATAAAACCGATGTCCTTGAGATGCGAGGTGAAATAGGTCTTGGTATCGGCCGCAGTCAGTACTGGCTGAGGGCTACAGAAATGGAACTAAAGTAA
- a CDS encoding DUF2804 domain-containing protein, with amino-acid sequence MKTPQSLLNEKGKLVHTGWARGPLWLYSRSAIRGAFTRIVEYDRYFLFSDMAILVFEITNMGRMIYASVQISNMVQGATFYDAYRITTPLGMVDLPSSCDSGTVKIKQKNCIIDFSVMEKGSRLIKVDLPTFYGGTGLRGVVVLTPFETKEGLATVQPWRRDKKAFRYNLRNPTYKVEGVMQLGNEELIFTTDNGWGALDWNRGCYPHGEVHYLAIASGVCGGRLIGSCIGYGMEDNSSGTENAFFLDGKLHKLGHVTFRISPRDWLAPWYFSSDDKRLSMEFQPVLEYRIKHSLFFQTIKERRVFGYISGAFIEETGSIYTFHNIPSYTEQQKLKL; translated from the coding sequence GTGAAAACTCCTCAATCTTTATTGAATGAAAAGGGTAAGCTCGTGCACACCGGGTGGGCCCGAGGGCCCCTCTGGTTATATAGCCGATCAGCTATTCGGGGTGCTTTTACCCGAATCGTGGAATATGACCGGTATTTTTTGTTTTCAGATATGGCCATTTTAGTTTTTGAAATTACCAATATGGGCCGAATGATATACGCTTCGGTACAGATTTCCAATATGGTACAGGGTGCAACCTTTTATGATGCCTATCGCATTACCACGCCCCTTGGTATGGTCGATTTGCCTTCGTCCTGTGATAGTGGTACGGTAAAGATTAAACAGAAAAATTGTATTATAGATTTCTCTGTGATGGAAAAAGGCAGCAGGCTTATTAAGGTAGATTTACCCACCTTTTATGGGGGGACGGGATTGCGTGGTGTAGTGGTTCTTACACCCTTTGAAACAAAGGAAGGCCTTGCAACGGTACAACCTTGGCGTAGGGATAAGAAAGCCTTCCGTTATAACCTTAGAAATCCTACTTATAAAGTCGAAGGTGTCATGCAATTGGGAAACGAAGAATTGATTTTTACTACTGATAATGGCTGGGGGGCTCTGGATTGGAATCGGGGCTGTTATCCCCATGGGGAAGTTCATTATCTTGCCATTGCTAGTGGTGTCTGTGGTGGGCGGCTAATTGGATCTTGTATTGGTTATGGTATGGAAGACAATAGTAGTGGTACAGAGAATGCCTTTTTTTTAGATGGTAAGCTTCATAAGTTGGGGCACGTCACTTTCAGGATAAGCCCCCGGGATTGGTTAGCCCCCTGGTATTTTTCAAGCGATGATAAACGGCTTTCTATGGAATTTCAACCAGTGTTAGAATACCGAATTAAACACAGTCTGTTTTTTCAGACTATTAAAGAACGACGTGTATTTGGTTACATATCAGGTGCATTTATTGAAGAAACAGGATCGATTTACACATTTCACAATATTCCAAGTTATACTGAACAGCAAAAATTAAAACTCTAA
- a CDS encoding D-alanine--D-alanine ligase family protein: MGETKQTVAVIYGGRSGEHEVSLISAASVVRNLDTTKYKVLLIGIDKQGGWYLQKDDELERCLAGAAALEIHTDVQRRVSAVCGGETKETFSTPATGALSVDVVFPVLHGTFGEDGTIQGLLEMVNVPYVGAGVLGSAIGMDKEIAKILWIHAGLPVVPFISVRKLDWAVSERRKQIIERAERDFMYPLFVKPSCAGSSVGASKAQDRQSLEKAVAEALLWDDKVLIEPFIPAREVECSVTGNERPEAYTPGEIVPTHEFYDYEAKYIDPDGAALLIPADLSENEFKTIREIAVKAYRAAELSGLSRIDFFVRKDTREILLNEVNTMPGFTTISMFPKMCEASGLAYADLLDRLIKLAIERYDQKNSRSYSYKNGK; the protein is encoded by the coding sequence ATGGGTGAAACAAAACAAACCGTAGCAGTAATCTATGGCGGCCGTTCGGGAGAGCACGAGGTATCCCTCATTTCAGCTGCTTCAGTAGTACGTAATCTGGATACAACTAAATATAAGGTTCTTTTAATTGGTATAGATAAACAGGGGGGCTGGTACCTCCAAAAGGATGATGAACTTGAACGTTGCCTAGCAGGAGCGGCGGCCTTAGAAATTCATACTGATGTACAGCGCCGGGTATCTGCGGTCTGTGGTGGTGAAACAAAAGAAACCTTCAGCACCCCTGCTACAGGCGCTCTATCGGTAGATGTGGTTTTTCCGGTCCTGCATGGAACCTTTGGCGAGGATGGCACTATTCAGGGGCTTCTGGAGATGGTAAATGTCCCCTATGTAGGTGCAGGGGTCTTGGGAAGTGCCATTGGCATGGACAAGGAAATTGCAAAAATTCTCTGGATCCATGCAGGACTGCCGGTGGTGCCTTTCATTTCAGTCCGCAAACTGGACTGGGCTGTATCTGAAAGGCGGAAACAAATCATTGAACGGGCCGAACGGGACTTCATGTATCCCCTCTTTGTAAAACCCTCCTGTGCAGGCTCTTCGGTTGGAGCGTCCAAGGCTCAAGACAGACAGAGTCTTGAAAAAGCCGTAGCAGAAGCGCTGCTCTGGGATGACAAGGTCCTCATCGAGCCCTTCATTCCCGCCCGGGAAGTGGAATGCTCTGTCACCGGGAATGAACGGCCCGAAGCATATACTCCGGGGGAAATCGTACCCACCCATGAATTTTACGATTACGAAGCAAAATATATCGATCCCGATGGGGCAGCCCTTCTCATACCAGCGGACCTCTCAGAAAACGAATTTAAAACCATCCGGGAGATTGCGGTAAAAGCCTACCGGGCAGCGGAACTTTCGGGACTTTCCCGAATTGATTTTTTTGTTCGCAAAGATACCCGGGAGATACTCCTTAATGAAGTGAATACAATGCCAGGTTTTACGACCATTAGCATGTTTCCCAAAATGTGCGAAGCCTCCGGGCTCGCCTATGCAGACCTGCTGGACAGGCTCATCAAATTAGCTATTGAACGGTACGACCAAAAGAATTCCCGCAGCTATTCCTATAAGAACGGAAAGTAA
- a CDS encoding UDP-N-acetylmuramoyl-L-alanyl-D-glutamate--2,6-diaminopimelate ligase has product MDRRFSEFFNPGLVKRVNCQVLRYKGQVFKLSPEADTLPPFTEAIQSAMDACILTDVTYDSRQVQPGNIYFALPGLHTDGHQYIPQAIERGAAVIVHQYELDHYEPEVIYLQCSDSRFAMSPISAIFFNEPSKELGIIGVTGTEGKSTTVFLIYQLLTLTGKKAGFISTVQYRIGDKEEWNPEHQTTPEAPTIHRALAAMRDYGMEYAVIESSSHGLSPRTNRLGDVAFDVGVMTNVTHEHLEFHGTWDQYRSDKANLFRVLDKVNHEKALRNGPLNEMGLRLPVRIPSFSVANADDPSCTYFANATERRTYTYSIHGEDADLSIRNLEGTDRGNSYDIWVRATGEILHVQDNLPGTFNAANVMASLLVVSGLVGLPVTDLVPLVPRLRPVRGRMTVINRGQPFEVIVDYAHTPSSFETVLPPIKKRIEGRGGRLISLFGSGGERDREKRPRQGKIAADWSDIVILADEDPRGEDPMELLEEIAAGCSELVRGEQLYLIPDRPQAIRKAFSLAQPGDVVLLLGKGHENSIIYKDHTIPYDEIGEAEKALAEMGFTN; this is encoded by the coding sequence ATGGATCGACGATTTTCAGAGTTTTTCAACCCAGGGTTGGTAAAACGGGTTAACTGTCAGGTTTTGCGGTACAAGGGCCAGGTTTTTAAGCTTTCTCCAGAGGCTGATACACTGCCCCCCTTTACAGAAGCCATCCAATCCGCCATGGATGCATGCATACTCACCGATGTCACCTATGACTCCCGACAGGTACAACCAGGGAACATATATTTTGCCCTCCCGGGGCTCCATACCGATGGTCACCAGTATATACCCCAGGCCATTGAGCGAGGCGCTGCGGTTATCGTTCATCAATATGAATTGGACCACTACGAACCTGAGGTCATCTACCTGCAATGTTCCGACTCCCGCTTTGCAATGTCACCCATATCGGCTATTTTTTTTAACGAACCTTCAAAAGAACTTGGTATCATCGGAGTAACCGGTACGGAGGGCAAGAGTACCACAGTTTTTTTAATCTATCAGCTCTTAACCCTGACGGGTAAAAAAGCGGGCTTTATTTCGACTGTACAATACCGTATTGGCGATAAGGAAGAGTGGAATCCTGAACATCAGACCACTCCGGAAGCGCCCACCATTCACCGGGCTCTGGCGGCCATGCGGGACTACGGTATGGAATATGCGGTCATTGAGTCCAGCTCCCACGGCCTTTCACCCCGGACAAACCGTTTGGGGGATGTGGCCTTTGATGTGGGGGTCATGACCAATGTAACCCATGAACACCTGGAATTTCATGGTACCTGGGATCAGTACCGCAGTGACAAGGCCAACCTCTTCCGGGTTCTGGACAAGGTAAATCATGAAAAAGCCCTGAGAAATGGGCCCTTAAACGAGATGGGACTTCGGCTTCCGGTCCGTATTCCATCCTTCTCGGTAGCCAACGCAGACGACCCAAGTTGCACCTATTTTGCCAATGCGACCGAACGGCGAACTTATACCTACAGCATTCACGGAGAAGATGCGGACTTGTCCATCCGAAACTTGGAAGGTACCGATCGGGGGAACAGCTATGATATCTGGGTCAGGGCAACCGGTGAAATCCTCCATGTACAGGATAATCTGCCGGGAACCTTTAATGCGGCTAATGTTATGGCCTCATTACTGGTGGTTTCAGGCCTGGTAGGACTTCCTGTAACAGACCTGGTGCCTTTAGTACCCCGCCTGAGACCGGTACGGGGTAGAATGACGGTCATCAACCGGGGTCAGCCCTTCGAGGTCATCGTGGATTATGCCCATACGCCCTCTTCCTTTGAAACGGTACTTCCACCTATAAAAAAACGGATCGAGGGTCGGGGCGGCCGTCTCATCAGCCTCTTTGGTTCCGGCGGTGAACGGGACCGGGAAAAACGGCCCCGGCAGGGTAAAATTGCCGCAGACTGGTCCGACATTGTCATTTTGGCCGACGAGGACCCCCGTGGGGAAGATCCCATGGAGCTTCTGGAAGAAATTGCCGCAGGCTGTTCTGAACTTGTACGGGGAGAACAGCTCTACCTCATACCGGACCGGCCCCAGGCGATTCGCAAAGCCTTCAGTCTCGCCCAACCGGGCGATGTGGTCCTGCTTCTGGGAAAGGGTCACGAAAATTCTATCATTTATAAGGATCATACAATCCCCTATGATGAAATTGGGGAAGCAGAAAAGGCTCTGGCAGAAATGGGCTTCACAAACTGA
- the queD gene encoding 6-carboxytetrahydropterin synthase QueD produces the protein MYEVRVETDFAAAHFLSHYHGKCERLHGHNYRVRLWARGSELDTGGMLIDFGVLKGLLREVCGRLDHQNLNEFSVFSGDPSAERIAKYIFDEMLTLLSHGGYNAKLLYAVDVYETPTNMARYVRD, from the coding sequence ATGTACGAAGTACGGGTAGAAACTGATTTTGCAGCGGCCCACTTTCTGAGCCACTATCATGGAAAATGCGAGCGTCTTCACGGTCATAATTACCGGGTACGGCTCTGGGCCCGGGGGTCGGAGCTCGATACGGGGGGGATGCTCATCGATTTTGGTGTCCTTAAGGGACTGCTCCGCGAAGTCTGCGGTAGGCTGGATCATCAAAATCTGAATGAGTTCTCTGTATTTTCCGGGGATCCCAGCGCCGAGCGGATTGCAAAGTATATTTTTGATGAAATGCTGACCCTGCTTTCCCATGGTGGTTATAATGCAAAGCTCCTGTATGCGGTAGATGTTTATGAAACCCCTACCAATATGGCCCGGTATGTACGGGATTAG
- the amrA gene encoding AmmeMemoRadiSam system protein A: protein MKLELTEDEKQCLLQEARESIASQLDGRPPQYERPDSVEAQITSGVSALTVPCGAFVTLHKGKELRGCIGRMIALRPLEETIRSMAQAAAFEDPRFPPLRRDELDQCQIEISVLSPMERCYDPRSVQIGVHGLYLVHRGYSGVLLPQVPVEQGWNLDEYLDYICRKAGLPPGAYNESGAELYTFTALVFSETKT, encoded by the coding sequence GTGAAACTTGAGTTAACCGAAGATGAAAAACAGTGTCTTTTACAGGAAGCCCGGGAGTCTATTGCATCCCAGCTTGATGGACGGCCGCCCCAGTATGAGCGACCCGATTCAGTAGAAGCACAGATTACATCGGGGGTTTCAGCCCTCACCGTTCCCTGCGGAGCTTTCGTAACCCTGCATAAGGGGAAAGAACTTCGGGGCTGTATCGGCAGAATGATCGCCCTTCGACCCTTGGAAGAAACAATCCGGTCCATGGCCCAGGCCGCCGCCTTCGAAGACCCCCGCTTCCCGCCCCTTCGAAGAGACGAACTGGACCAGTGCCAGATTGAAATTTCAGTTCTTTCCCCTATGGAACGCTGTTATGATCCCCGGTCAGTACAAATCGGGGTCCATGGCCTCTACCTGGTTCATCGCGGCTATTCAGGGGTTTTGCTTCCCCAGGTACCAGTGGAACAGGGCTGGAACCTGGATGAATATCTGGATTATATTTGCCGTAAGGCTGGCCTACCTCCCGGGGCTTACAACGAAAGCGGAGCTGAGCTATATACCTTTACTGCCCTTGTTTTCAGTGAAACAAAGACCTAA